The Podospora pseudocomata strain CBS 415.72m chromosome 1 map unlocalized CBS415.72m_1, whole genome shotgun sequence genome has a segment encoding these proteins:
- a CDS encoding uncharacterized protein (COG:E; EggNog:ENOG503NYDX) has translation MAKDKHPKKQTPSSSPAAATTTTKQTPPDWPVFRPPLPVVSLDFDSPIQDKVVVLRSFFPKNLCRDYVSFLRTLPLTTTPGKPKRGMAVRVNDRFQVQDPLFAERLWSETGLKEAVLDNPDLAHLWGGEVVGLNPNIRVYRYTPGQFFDAHYDDSNNLTLSTPENPSLPVKTTWTLLLYLTSSTDGCVGGETVFYPNDRQTKKEAIPISPETGMLLLHKHGDHCMLHEGKEVTAGEKWILRSDLCVRR, from the exons ATGGCAAAAGACAAGCACCCCAAGAAgcaaaccccctcttcctcccccgccgccgccaccaccaccaccaaacagaCGCCCCCTGACTGGCCGGTGTTTAGACCGCCTCTACCGGTAGTCAGCCTCGACTTTGATTCCCCGATCCAGGACAAAGTCGTCGTCCTCCGGTCATTCTTCCCCAAGAACCTGTGCCGTGACTATGTCTCGTTCCTGCGGACCCTTCCCCTGACTACAACCCCAGGCAAACCCAAGCGGGGGATGGCCGTCAGGGTAAATGACAGGTTCCAGGTCCAGGACCCACTCTTTGCAGAAAGATTATGGAGCGAAACTGGGCTGAAGGAGGCCGTTCTGGACAATCCGGATCTGGCTCATTTGTG gggaggggaagtCGTAGGGTTGAATCCGAATATCAGAGTGTACCGATACACGCCTGGACAGTTTTTTGATGCGCATT ATGACGACTCAAACAACCTAACCCTTTCTACCCCTGAGAACCCCTCTCTACCAGTCAAAACCACCTGGACACTTCTCCTctacctcacctcctccaccgacGGTTGCGTAGGAGGCGAAACAGTGTTCTACCCAAACGATCGACAAACCAAGAAAGAAgccatccccatcagcccTGAGACGGGCATGTTGCTGTTACATAAACACGGCGACCATTGCATGCTCCAcgaaggaaaagaagtcaCGGCAGGGGAAAAGTGGATTCTAAGGAGTGATTTGTGTGTGAGGCGATAG
- a CDS encoding uncharacterized protein (EggNog:ENOG503P5BX): MPLLSFLASRLLGVEPASEQAKKQQNLNVSSTTTATAVPSTASPTGPQPVPTSAPTPPSDKATAPATSPRLSQPYERPPYPPVFSERSLRQMGLMAAGGGFLALSILVTRRAIARQMIMSRLKYYSSNPIALPSQPLKKDPLIAFTALNYATLNTMAFGIMFVGGLSWAFNISTLEELRQASQYSMARSISSAMGGEEDKEAEKELVEWMAKQLNMDLPKKPEDGSPASPPADDKPTKTP; the protein is encoded by the coding sequence ATGCCGCTCCTCAGTTTCCTCGCCAGTAGGCTGCTCGGCGTCGAGCCAGCCTCGGAACAGGCAAAGAAACAACAGAATCTCAATgtatcatcaacaacaacagcaacagcggtGCCTTCAACGGCAAGCCCCACTGGCCCACAACCGGTGCCCACATCCGCAccgacaccaccatcagacAAAGCTACGGCGCCAGCTACATCACCGAGACTAAGCCAGCCCTATGAGCGACCGCCATACCCCCCTGTCTTTTCGGAACGCTCGCTCCGGCAAATGGGCTTGATGGCCGCCGGCGGTGGCTTTCtggccctctccatcctcgtcacAAGACGGGCCATTGCCAGGCAGATGATCATGTCCCGGCTCAAGTACTACTCATCCAACCCAATAGCGCTGCCGTCGCAGCCGTTGAAGAAGGATCCCTTGATTGCCTTCACCGCCCTGAACTATGCAACTCTGAATACCATGGCCTTTGGCATCATGTTTGTGGGAGGGTTGTCGTGGGCATTCAACATCTCGACTCTGGAAGAGCTGAGACAAGCCTCGCAGTACTCCATGGCCCGGTCCATCAGCTCGGCcatgggaggtgaggaggacaaggaagCCGAGAAGGAGCTCGTCGAGTGGATGGCAAAGCAGCTCAACATGGATCTGCCCAAGAAACCAGAAGATGGATCGCCGGCATCTCCTCCGGCGGATGATAAGCCAACCAAGACGCCCTGA
- a CDS encoding uncharacterized protein (EggNog:ENOG503PWBC), with the protein MAMLSVSSRFVWTIQPLWYTYPFWVGSCFFILVDILLLDPCLILKHILAMSPFEIQVHCYTLESPSNEHHHLESPTNILSSLTADHPPSHIITRARGGTRDNHVAYISISSLIVTQPFERRSYCHGIVESDSPRPSEKGDKVWLRSDIPLLVGHKGVPVYNITKGVCCEVWIDSVGWRWDKQSISSAPQARRPDLGKLILAGPARNGGVGTGVMSRDDDSAAKMQMVIISAGEGSPTRDKGKIQGGQVLPGGYRHQQQQQQTQNQIRCLTVRELEEGWEDVIGKRGTLLASGSNNGGENVKVKRRAVVKKMPM; encoded by the exons ATGGCCATGCTGTCTGTCAGTTCCCGTTTTGTCTGGACCATCCAGCCTCTCTGGTACACATATCCTTTCTGGGTGGGATCTTGCTTTTTTATTCTGGTTGACATCCTGCTATTGGATCCTTGTTTGATTTTGAAACACATTCTCGCCATGTCACCCTTTGAAATTCAAGTCCATTGCTACACCCTCGAAAGCCCCAGCAAtgagcaccaccacctcgaaTCCCCGACCAACATTCTCTCTTCGTTGACTGCCGATCACCCACCCAGCCATATCATCACTcgagcaagaggaggaactCGCGACAACCACGTCGCCTacatctccatctcttcgCTCATCGTGACCCAGCCTTTTGAGCGTCGGTCATACTGCCATGGAATTGTGGAGTCTGACAGCCCTCGGCCGAGTGAAAAAGGGGACAAGGTCTGGCTGAGAAGCGATATACCGTTGCTGGTGGGGCATAAAGGGGTACCGGTGTATAACATCACCAAGGGCGTGTGTTGCGAGGTTTG GATCGACAGCGTCGGCTGGCGCTGGGACAAACAGTCCATCTCATCCGCACCACAAGCCAGACGCCCCGACCTAGGGAAGCTGATCCTAGCAGGACCGGCAAGGAACGGGGGTGTAGGAACCGGTGTCATGAGCAGGGATGACGACAGCGCGGCAAAGATGCAGATGGTGATTATCTCTGCCGGGGAAGGGTCTCCAACGCGAGATAAGGGAAAGATTCAAGGCGGTCAGGTGTTACCGGGTGGGTAtcgccaccagcagcagcagcaacaaactCAAAACCAGATTCGGTGTTTAACCGTcagggagctggaggaggggtgggaggatgtCATTGGGAAGAGG GGCACCCTTCTGGCCTCGGGGTCGAATAATGGGGGTGAGAATGTCAAGGTCAAaaggagggcggtggtgaagaagatgccAATGTAA